In Aquimarina sp. TRL1, a single window of DNA contains:
- a CDS encoding response regulator: protein MKKVLLIEDDSALRENTAELLELSDYEVVTAPNGRVGIEMAKEELPSVVVCDIMMPEIDGYGVLEALSKEKTTRHIPFIFLSAKTEHKEIRKGMDMGADDYLTKPFDEEELLSAIESRLAKSILLANTAVANENIEKESPEDQLRNIHELKNFFDDNGEELTYKKGETIYTSGEHSNKVYLILKGVVKNHKMDESGKELTTDLYKADDFLGFTSFMDNIPYQESATAVEEVVLAGISKTTLKEVLAKSQQVSMELMELLTDHLSDIKEQLLQMAYSSVRKKTAQTIIQFAEVLGKKPEETIKISRNDLASVAGIATESLIRTLSSFKKQELIEIEGRNIKILDLQGLQLIE, encoded by the coding sequence ATGAAAAAAGTACTCCTAATAGAAGATGATTCGGCGCTGAGAGAAAATACAGCAGAGTTACTAGAACTGTCGGATTATGAAGTGGTAACAGCCCCTAATGGAAGAGTAGGTATAGAAATGGCAAAGGAAGAATTGCCTAGTGTTGTAGTGTGCGATATTATGATGCCTGAAATAGATGGATATGGAGTATTAGAAGCCTTGTCGAAAGAAAAGACCACCAGACATATCCCCTTTATTTTTTTATCTGCCAAAACAGAACATAAAGAAATAAGAAAAGGAATGGATATGGGAGCAGATGATTATCTGACCAAACCATTTGATGAAGAAGAATTATTAAGTGCTATAGAAAGTAGGCTGGCAAAATCAATACTCTTAGCGAATACAGCAGTAGCGAATGAAAATATAGAAAAAGAATCTCCCGAAGACCAGTTGAGAAATATCCATGAGTTGAAAAACTTTTTTGATGATAATGGAGAAGAACTTACATATAAAAAAGGAGAAACGATTTATACCAGTGGAGAACATTCTAATAAAGTCTATCTGATTCTCAAAGGGGTTGTTAAAAACCACAAAATGGATGAAAGTGGAAAAGAATTAACGACAGACTTGTATAAGGCAGATGATTTTTTAGGATTTACTTCATTTATGGATAATATTCCATATCAGGAATCAGCTACGGCTGTTGAAGAGGTTGTATTAGCAGGGATTTCTAAGACAACACTAAAAGAAGTATTGGCTAAAAGTCAACAAGTGTCTATGGAATTGATGGAGTTGTTGACAGATCATCTATCAGATATTAAAGAGCAATTGCTGCAAATGGCATATAGCTCTGTCAGAAAAAAAACAGCACAAACCATAATACAGTTTGCAGAAGTTTTGGGTAAAAAACCTGAAGAAACCATAAAAATATCGAGAAATGATTTAGCAAGTGTAGCAGGAATTGCAACAGAAAGCTTGATCAGAACACTTTCCTCATTTAAAAAACAAGAATTAATAGAAATAGAAGGGAGAAATATAAAAATTCTTGACCTTCAGGGCTTGCAGTTAATCGAATAA
- a CDS encoding PAS domain-containing sensor histidine kinase — MRVFHQNNNVFKLLFGAISEGIVVVDKNQVIVATNKATDKMFGYERGELVGKTLNTLIPDQFHNVHQGYFKGFYQEALKKRQMGGVRSVCGKRKDSTEFPAETGLNPFQIGGEGYIMALIVDISERKEKEQEIVALNARLEQKITERTAELKKTVADLRQEMKRREIAEHKIKESLKHERELNELKTKFLSMVSHEFKTPLSGIMTSAALAKKYTKTEQQEKRKKHLDTIAQKVKYLDNILNDFLSIERLETGKVQYRKNPFSIVEIVENTIGDFRMLLKEGQKINVSYQEKLTTIISDDKIVELIISNLLHNAIKYSGEYSTIEISVSLKNNNLSISVCDEGIGIPEEEQKFIFKRYYRAENALLDQGTGIGLNIVKTHLENLGGNIIFTSKQNEGTSFRVVLPVKT; from the coding sequence ATGCGGGTTTTCCATCAAAATAATAATGTTTTTAAACTACTTTTCGGAGCGATATCAGAAGGGATTGTGGTGGTTGATAAAAACCAGGTCATAGTAGCGACCAATAAAGCAACAGATAAGATGTTTGGGTATGAGCGGGGAGAATTGGTCGGAAAAACGCTCAATACATTAATACCAGATCAATTTCATAACGTTCATCAAGGATATTTTAAAGGGTTTTATCAGGAAGCTTTAAAAAAAAGACAAATGGGAGGAGTACGATCCGTCTGTGGCAAAAGAAAAGACAGTACAGAGTTTCCGGCAGAGACAGGATTAAACCCCTTTCAGATTGGAGGAGAAGGGTATATCATGGCGCTTATTGTTGATATTTCTGAAAGAAAAGAGAAGGAACAAGAAATCGTAGCGCTAAATGCCCGTTTAGAACAGAAAATTACTGAACGCACTGCAGAATTGAAAAAGACAGTAGCAGACCTGCGACAAGAGATGAAACGCAGAGAAATTGCAGAACATAAAATAAAAGAATCTCTGAAACACGAACGGGAATTAAATGAATTAAAGACGAAATTCTTATCCATGGTTTCTCATGAATTCAAAACACCGCTAAGTGGAATTATGACTTCTGCTGCACTGGCAAAAAAGTATACAAAAACAGAACAGCAAGAGAAACGAAAAAAACATCTTGATACCATTGCCCAAAAGGTAAAATACCTGGATAATATATTAAATGACTTTCTGTCGATAGAACGATTGGAAACAGGTAAGGTACAGTATAGAAAGAACCCATTTTCAATTGTAGAAATTGTAGAAAATACCATTGGGGATTTTAGGATGCTGCTTAAAGAAGGGCAGAAGATTAATGTGTCTTATCAGGAAAAACTAACAACTATTATATCAGATGATAAAATTGTAGAACTAATTATCTCCAATTTGTTGCATAATGCAATTAAATACTCAGGAGAGTATTCTACGATCGAAATAAGCGTATCACTGAAGAACAATAATCTATCCATATCTGTCTGCGATGAAGGAATTGGAATACCAGAAGAAGAACAGAAATTTATATTCAAAAGATATTACCGGGCAGAAAATGCATTACTAGATCAGGGAACTGGGATAGGTCTTAATATTGTGAAAACGCATTTGGAAAATCTAGGGGGTAATATTATTTTTACGAGCAAGCAAAATGAAGGAACCTCCTTTCGGGTAGTACTTCCGGTAAAAACCTAA
- a CDS encoding DUF3298 and DUF4163 domain-containing protein, with translation MKHTVFFFAFLCIFSCKKKTPEKSPVLTSPVIETAETSDSLAIKTQEVFSEKDLNSQKEKLRSLKKQQLFNIKDDKLSLQKMLLSKAFFKETDQYILDYKYPYLHEKEHPSFSIFNKRIERDYLNISKVENEILENKNRSCDSLLPSTSKDKRILDYKAYFSKNNTISILVYKENYYAGAANSSYMFECLNFDTDNAAFITHGDFFKKDTDKELFTTINKTIKETISSGEMYYDCWSLSEGDFDLYKNNFIIAEDSILFYFDDCVICPSYTGTYSITIPIQKIAHLITPSFSSLL, from the coding sequence ATGAAACATACTGTTTTCTTTTTTGCTTTTCTCTGTATATTCTCCTGTAAGAAAAAAACACCTGAAAAAAGCCCCGTTTTGACCTCCCCGGTTATTGAAACAGCTGAGACCTCTGATAGCTTGGCTATAAAAACCCAGGAGGTATTCTCAGAAAAAGATCTGAATTCTCAAAAAGAGAAACTGAGATCTCTGAAAAAACAACAGCTGTTCAACATCAAAGATGATAAATTATCATTGCAGAAGATGTTGTTATCCAAAGCATTTTTTAAAGAAACTGATCAATATATTCTAGATTATAAATACCCATATCTACACGAAAAAGAGCACCCTTCTTTTAGTATCTTTAATAAACGTATTGAACGAGATTATCTAAATATCTCTAAGGTTGAAAATGAGATATTAGAAAATAAAAACCGTAGTTGTGATTCCCTATTACCCTCGACATCAAAAGACAAAAGAATATTGGATTATAAGGCGTACTTTTCTAAAAATAACACTATAAGCATACTCGTTTATAAGGAAAATTACTATGCAGGAGCTGCTAACTCTTCATATATGTTTGAATGTCTCAACTTTGATACTGACAATGCTGCTTTTATTACTCATGGTGATTTCTTTAAAAAAGATACTGACAAAGAACTTTTTACTACCATAAATAAGACGATCAAAGAGACTATTTCATCCGGAGAAATGTATTATGATTGCTGGAGTTTATCTGAAGGAGATTTCGACCTATACAAAAACAACTTTATTATTGCTGAGGACTCCATCTTATTTTATTTTGATGATTGTGTGATTTGTCCATCGTATACCGGAACTTATAGCATTACCATTCCGATTCAAAAAATAGCACACCTCATTACTCCTTCCTTTTCTTCTTTGCTATGA
- a CDS encoding universal stress protein produces the protein MKKILVPVDFSDFSNYALEVAAKLARKHEAEIIVLHMLGLSEAVFIKKESEGVEQAMFYMKLAEKRFETFLDQDFLEGIKVTETIHNYKAFHEINEVAKDNEVDLIIMGSHGTGGIEEVFVGSNTEKVVRTSEVPVLVIKQRREDFEIKDVVFACDFKIENLKPFFNALQLFNTLGATIHLVYINLPGENFLSSSQIEKRVEEFLHEAGPGHLEYMKNIAYRNDYSVEKGVYEYSVKIDADAIAVPTHGRQGLAHFFAGSIGEDIVNHATLPVVTFKI, from the coding sequence ATGAAGAAAATACTCGTTCCTGTAGATTTTTCGGATTTTTCGAACTATGCATTAGAAGTAGCTGCAAAATTAGCAAGAAAACATGAGGCAGAAATTATAGTATTGCATATGTTAGGACTTTCTGAAGCTGTATTTATAAAAAAAGAATCAGAAGGTGTGGAACAAGCAATGTTCTATATGAAGTTGGCAGAAAAGCGATTCGAAACATTCCTTGATCAAGACTTTTTAGAAGGTATAAAAGTAACTGAGACAATCCATAATTATAAAGCATTTCATGAAATAAATGAGGTGGCTAAAGATAATGAGGTAGACCTTATTATAATGGGGTCTCATGGTACCGGAGGTATTGAAGAAGTATTTGTAGGATCCAATACCGAAAAAGTAGTAAGAACATCAGAAGTGCCGGTATTGGTTATCAAACAGCGAAGAGAAGACTTTGAGATAAAAGATGTCGTATTTGCATGTGATTTTAAAATAGAAAACCTGAAACCGTTTTTTAACGCCCTGCAATTATTCAATACCTTAGGAGCGACAATTCATCTGGTATATATAAACTTACCAGGAGAGAATTTTTTAAGTTCTTCCCAGATAGAGAAAAGAGTTGAAGAATTTCTTCATGAGGCAGGACCAGGACATTTGGAGTACATGAAAAATATAGCTTACAGAAACGATTATTCTGTAGAAAAGGGAGTGTATGAATATAGTGTCAAAATAGATGCTGACGCCATTGCAGTGCCGACGCATGGAAGACAAGGATTGGCGCATTTCTTTGCAGGAAGTATAGGAGAAGATATTGTTAATCATGCAACATTACCAGTAGTAACCTTTAAAATCTAA
- the raiA gene encoding ribosome-associated translation inhibitor RaiA — MTINIQYVQMATSDTMSEFITKKLEKLGERYDWIIKADVFFKKENDPTGKGKICDIQLSLPGPQIFASSNETSFELAGKETLSDLEKQLKKRKEALKAY; from the coding sequence ATGACGATTAATATTCAATATGTTCAGATGGCTACCAGTGATACAATGTCAGAGTTTATTACTAAGAAATTAGAGAAATTAGGAGAGCGATATGATTGGATTATAAAAGCAGATGTTTTTTTCAAAAAAGAAAATGACCCTACCGGTAAAGGAAAAATTTGTGATATACAATTAAGCCTTCCGGGACCACAAATTTTTGCATCTTCTAATGAAACTAGTTTTGAGTTGGCAGGAAAAGAAACACTATCGGACTTGGAAAAGCAACTTAAAAAACGAAAAGAAGCACTAAAAGCATATTAA
- a CDS encoding metallophosphoesterase family protein encodes MSSDYRLTRAYQNAKIVPFNDDSKFILFSDCHRGDNSFADDFANNRNIYFHAIQHYYQQGFTYCELGDGDELWENSNFKTIFKAHKNVYEQLQLFHKDNRLLMIWGNHDMIYRDPKYVKKNLSSYFDPKVDKDIPLFPDLTYHEAVILRHSNTQQDLFLLHGHQADFANYVGWRINRFLVRVLWKPLQVIGIADPTSPAKNYRETIKVERRIKKWIAKNNNQFTVIGHTHRPRFPEKGELALFNDGSCVHPRSITGIEIENGAITLIKWQIATTEDGTLRIIRVPLEGPQKLTDFITE; translated from the coding sequence ATGTCTTCTGATTATCGGCTAACCCGTGCATATCAAAATGCTAAAATTGTTCCTTTTAATGACGATTCTAAGTTTATCTTATTTAGCGATTGTCATAGAGGAGATAATAGTTTTGCTGATGATTTTGCCAATAACAGAAATATTTATTTTCACGCAATTCAGCATTACTACCAACAAGGATTTACTTATTGCGAATTAGGGGATGGGGATGAATTGTGGGAAAATTCAAACTTCAAAACTATATTTAAGGCTCATAAAAATGTATATGAGCAGCTTCAGTTATTTCATAAAGATAATCGTTTATTGATGATATGGGGGAATCACGATATGATATATCGCGATCCCAAGTATGTAAAAAAAAACCTGAGTTCTTATTTTGATCCGAAAGTAGATAAAGACATTCCGTTGTTTCCTGATTTAACATATCACGAAGCTGTTATCTTAAGGCATTCGAATACTCAACAAGACTTATTCTTATTACATGGGCACCAGGCAGATTTTGCAAATTATGTAGGATGGAGAATTAATCGTTTTCTGGTTCGGGTTTTATGGAAACCTCTTCAGGTAATAGGAATTGCAGACCCTACAAGCCCTGCCAAAAACTATCGGGAGACGATTAAAGTAGAGCGACGAATCAAAAAATGGATTGCAAAAAACAATAATCAGTTTACTGTAATTGGTCATACACATCGACCTAGGTTCCCGGAAAAAGGAGAGCTCGCCTTATTTAATGATGGTAGTTGTGTTCATCCGAGATCTATTACAGGTATAGAAATAGAAAACGGAGCAATCACATTGATTAAATGGCAGATCGCCACGACAGAAGATGGAACCCTTCGCATCATCAGAGTTCCGCTGGAAGGACCTCAAAAACTAACGGATTTTATTACCGAATAA
- a CDS encoding NifU family protein, whose product MTPEELRENVEKALEEIRPFLKSDGGDISLISIDEDGKKVKVQLEGACVGCSVNQMTLKSGVEMTIKKYAPQVEEVVNIEG is encoded by the coding sequence ATGACTCCAGAAGAATTAAGAGAAAATGTAGAAAAAGCGCTAGAAGAAATCAGACCATTTCTAAAAAGTGATGGTGGTGATATTTCTTTAATTTCTATTGATGAAGACGGAAAAAAAGTAAAAGTACAATTAGAAGGTGCTTGTGTAGGATGCAGTGTTAATCAAATGACATTGAAATCTGGAGTGGAGATGACGATTAAAAAGTACGCTCCTCAGGTAGAAGAAGTAGTGAATATAGAAGGATAA
- a CDS encoding Mrp/NBP35 family ATP-binding protein, with amino-acid sequence MKLEKAAILKALESITVAGEGKNMVESGVVKNVITFGDEVIVDITLSTPALHIKKRAEVDIMKVIHEKVYEKAKVKVNVKVEAPPKPEVNQIKGKPIPGIKNIIAVASGKGGVGKSTVTSNLAVTLAKMGFKVGLLDADIYGPSSPIMFDVATERPLSVTVDGKSKMKPIENYGVKILSIGFFTQPDQAVVWRGPMAAKALNQMIFDAAWGELDFMLIDLPPGTGDIHLSIMQSLPITGAVVVSTPQHVALADARKGVAMFQQESINVPVLGIIENMAYFTPAELPDNKYYIFGQEGAKHLSEDLKVPFLGELPLIQSVREAGDIGRPAALQVDTPAEEAFNEITKNVVQEVVNRNENLPPTEIVKITTMAGCSATKK; translated from the coding sequence ATGAAGCTAGAAAAAGCAGCTATTTTAAAAGCATTAGAATCCATCACTGTAGCCGGAGAAGGTAAGAATATGGTAGAAAGTGGTGTTGTGAAAAATGTAATTACTTTTGGAGATGAAGTTATTGTTGATATCACATTATCGACCCCGGCTTTACATATCAAAAAAAGAGCAGAAGTAGACATCATGAAAGTAATTCATGAAAAAGTATACGAAAAAGCCAAAGTTAAGGTAAATGTTAAAGTAGAAGCTCCACCAAAACCAGAGGTGAATCAAATCAAGGGCAAACCGATTCCCGGAATTAAAAATATTATAGCAGTAGCTTCAGGAAAAGGAGGGGTAGGAAAATCTACTGTGACTTCTAATCTGGCAGTTACCTTAGCAAAAATGGGGTTCAAGGTAGGGTTGTTAGATGCAGATATTTACGGTCCTTCTTCCCCAATTATGTTTGATGTTGCGACAGAAAGACCATTGTCAGTGACAGTAGATGGGAAATCGAAGATGAAGCCTATAGAGAATTACGGAGTAAAGATTCTTTCCATTGGATTTTTTACCCAGCCAGATCAGGCGGTAGTTTGGAGAGGACCAATGGCAGCAAAAGCATTAAATCAAATGATTTTTGATGCTGCTTGGGGAGAATTGGATTTTATGCTGATTGACCTGCCTCCAGGAACAGGGGATATTCATTTATCTATTATGCAGTCACTCCCGATTACAGGGGCTGTAGTGGTAAGTACTCCTCAGCACGTGGCATTGGCGGATGCCAGAAAAGGAGTTGCGATGTTCCAACAGGAGAGTATAAACGTTCCTGTACTGGGAATTATCGAGAATATGGCGTATTTTACACCAGCGGAATTGCCAGACAATAAATACTATATCTTCGGCCAAGAAGGAGCGAAGCACCTTTCAGAAGATCTAAAAGTACCTTTCTTAGGAGAATTACCTTTGATACAAAGTGTAAGAGAAGCTGGAGACATTGGACGTCCGGCAGCATTGCAGGTAGACACACCAGCAGAAGAAGCTTTTAATGAAATAACGAAGAACGTAGTTCAGGAAGTTGTCAATAGAAATGAAAATTTACCCCCGACTGAAATAGTAAAAATAACAACAATGGCAGGATGCTCTGCAACAAAAAAATAA
- a CDS encoding MGMT family protein: MAKNDNFFERVYEVARLIPIGRVTSYGAIAKYLGAARSARMVGWAMNGSGVKEDVPAHRVVNRKGILTGKHHFKGTNLMQQLLESEGIVVEDNQIVDFEKVFWDPMKEL, encoded by the coding sequence ATAGCAAAAAACGACAATTTTTTTGAAAGGGTTTATGAAGTAGCGAGACTGATTCCAATAGGAAGAGTAACCTCATATGGTGCAATTGCCAAATACCTGGGAGCTGCCAGAAGTGCTCGTATGGTCGGATGGGCGATGAATGGATCTGGGGTAAAAGAAGATGTACCGGCGCATAGGGTAGTAAATAGAAAAGGAATATTAACGGGGAAGCATCATTTTAAAGGAACAAATTTGATGCAGCAATTGTTAGAAAGCGAAGGAATTGTAGTAGAAGATAATCAAATAGTGGATTTTGAAAAAGTGTTTTGGGACCCTATGAAAGAGTTGTAA
- a CDS encoding LysE family translocator, whose translation MIIETFKLFGVTFIASLIGVIPPGLVNMTVARTCLERGKKNGMLVAIGASVIVFLQALIAILLAKYIFNNPFVNNILLRTGAVVFLLMAIYFFVKAKQKDVKIKVYEHAHRRSFFKGVMMSTINVLPIPYFCAVAAGMSVNGKIEYDSTRVFVFSMAAALGTFATLYAYVVSFLKIEKKTETITKYSNYFMGVLMLLLVIITTIRIIYTWR comes from the coding sequence ATGATAATAGAAACCTTTAAGCTTTTTGGAGTCACGTTTATAGCTTCTCTCATTGGAGTTATTCCTCCGGGATTAGTTAATATGACCGTGGCGAGAACATGTCTCGAAAGAGGAAAGAAAAATGGAATGCTGGTAGCAATTGGAGCCAGCGTCATTGTTTTTCTTCAGGCGCTTATTGCGATTCTACTGGCAAAATATATTTTCAATAACCCATTTGTGAACAATATATTACTGCGTACAGGAGCAGTAGTCTTTCTGTTAATGGCAATATACTTTTTTGTAAAAGCAAAACAAAAAGATGTTAAAATAAAAGTATATGAACATGCCCATAGAAGAAGCTTTTTCAAAGGGGTCATGATGTCAACTATAAACGTTTTGCCGATTCCATACTTTTGTGCTGTGGCAGCAGGAATGAGTGTGAATGGAAAAATAGAATACGATAGTACCAGAGTATTTGTATTTTCAATGGCAGCAGCTTTGGGAACATTTGCGACATTATATGCATATGTAGTGTCCTTTCTCAAAATAGAAAAGAAAACAGAGACCATCACTAAGTATTCCAATTATTTTATGGGAGTACTTATGTTATTACTAGTAATCATTACAACCATTAGAATTATTTACACTTGGAGATAG